A genomic window from Sulfurimonas paralvinellae includes:
- a CDS encoding DNA double-strand break repair nuclease NurA, with amino-acid sequence MPFKNESASKHGHAQITSNPDVKKFLEKCPDVDVPTKIDLEKYIQKFQSIDDYNATLPKLLLAIDGSFYESFVDEEYPSRQVGYIKISSVLLNMEKYLDVGMTKSKYINPREIAKLQKEIDTVSLALPGAYVRLPDCDTVTETFRKTLLDYLQGDTTKLHGRSLYDTLIILIDYLGRISENENGEKHIVFSKCSVNNCHEGEKKNFKIYLDIKTGVGVCPICKCKNYASDVLRTFEEFSETESNVQAYSRIMSFLEHLLSVHYIYYLWKNNLQLLSQMCIFLDGPLAIFGPSAVFRKAIMLLLDDIRQEARQVGLDEPLVMGLSKSGRVYEHFLKVDKIKVFDKEEKKDFIPRNTFFMISDEYRYRFIDSAQKNHEKNHGEGTYYGQDIFVKTKKGGRFVICLAYPFREKGADFQQRKIELSKYKKIAQALAVIHELEADLYENSVVPLVLAHKHTSISLRPGGKVLDILTTDAFNKK; translated from the coding sequence ATGCCTTTTAAAAATGAATCAGCAAGTAAACATGGACATGCTCAAATAACATCGAATCCTGATGTCAAGAAATTTCTCGAAAAATGTCCAGATGTAGATGTTCCTACAAAAATAGATCTAGAGAAATATATTCAAAAATTTCAGAGTATTGATGATTATAATGCAACTTTACCAAAATTACTTTTGGCCATAGATGGATCATTTTACGAATCTTTTGTTGATGAAGAATATCCAAGTAGGCAAGTGGGTTACATTAAAATCAGTTCAGTGTTATTAAATATGGAAAAATACTTAGATGTTGGTATGACAAAGAGTAAATATATAAATCCTAGAGAAATAGCTAAATTACAAAAAGAGATAGATACTGTGAGTTTAGCTCTACCAGGTGCCTATGTTAGATTGCCAGATTGCGACACTGTAACAGAAACTTTTAGAAAGACATTATTAGACTATCTGCAAGGCGATACAACCAAGCTACATGGCAGAAGTCTTTACGATACATTAATTATTTTAATTGATTATTTGGGGCGAATAAGTGAAAATGAAAATGGAGAAAAACATATTGTTTTTTCAAAGTGTTCAGTGAATAATTGTCATGAGGGTGAGAAAAAGAACTTTAAAATATATTTAGATATTAAGACGGGGGTGGGGGTTTGTCCTATTTGTAAGTGCAAAAATTATGCATCAGATGTTTTACGAACCTTTGAAGAGTTCTCAGAAACAGAGAGTAATGTTCAAGCCTATAGTCGTATTATGAGTTTTCTTGAACATTTATTATCGGTGCATTATATATATTATTTGTGGAAGAACAATCTTCAGCTACTTTCTCAAATGTGTATATTTCTAGATGGACCATTAGCTATTTTTGGACCTAGTGCAGTATTTAGAAAAGCAATAATGCTTTTACTTGACGATATAAGACAAGAGGCTAGACAAGTTGGTCTTGATGAGCCTTTGGTCATGGGATTGTCAAAAAGTGGAAGGGTATATGAGCATTTTTTAAAAGTAGATAAAATTAAAGTATTTGATAAGGAAGAGAAAAAAGATTTTATTCCTAGAAATACTTTTTTTATGATTAGTGATGAGTATAGGTATAGATTTATTGATTCTGCACAAAAAAATCATGAAAAAAATCATGGAGAAGGCACATACTACGGGCAAGATATTTTTGTAAAAACAAAGAAAGGTGGACGTTTTGTAATTTGTTTAGCATATCCATTTAGAGAAAAAGGTGCAGACTTTCAGCAAAGAAAAATAGAATTAAGCAAATATAAAAAAATTGCTCAGGCTCTAGCTGTAATACATGAACTAGAAGCGGATTTATATGAAAACTCTGTTGTTCCACTTGTACTAGCTCATAAACATACATCGATTAGTTTGCGTCCAGGTGGAAAGGTTTTAGATATCTTGACGACAGATGCTTTTAATAAGAAATGA
- a CDS encoding ATP-binding protein translates to MALESIGQQFSRENNLVKLITNIEKLHVGFVIRMAYDTVDILTNDFFKETAGGVPQNSFLLATAFNPNNFENSQDTDKMILLLRVQDSCKLPQDDVNLNTIIEHFQSLDDIIPADNRDGIEQITHSILQFGGLTCSILGCFYLDELGRLCLGADIEDFQSVAHLRVYKPSNEALSTIVNFIDPIKIHSMESSAMKMGFSKMPEAFQIGNVRYTSTNRIQKKEGTNNVIVKIQPTDFLSRRTAVLGMTRTGKSNTIKTTVSAVALAAIKSDLNIGQLIFDLNGEYANATGQDDGSSIAEVFEDNVVRYRGLPTIGFEDLRDNFYKSLSAGLNILQSVLSEDGFNNGQDMQNLINMSLDEPDRIDKSEHLRWEKQAAIYKCLLYKSGYEHGSDDNFIKFKVGDGIFEQMYDAILDDGSKKLKKDKIDSAKKSFGDPSIGLSLHDATDFFGNVRTANKKIRQQEGDLPKGLVSSSGKSWLSDIDRSLLNLLVGKSENDTFIRSTGTIGKFKIFHSKHGSDNIPRDVFNHLKNGKIVILDLSIGDQKVKERISKQIATYLLLQASENVNKGNKPMQIVTYIEEAHNLIGKKAELTEIWPRIAKEGAKFGIALVYATQEPSSVHPNIMANTENFFITHLNNDDELRALSKYYDFGDFVSSLKKAQDVGFARIKTLSSPYVVPTQILKFEPQKLKQIISS, encoded by the coding sequence CATTTAATCCCAATAACTTTGAAAATTCACAAGATACTGATAAGATGATATTATTATTGCGGGTTCAAGATTCTTGTAAATTGCCTCAAGATGATGTTAATTTAAATACAATTATTGAACATTTTCAAAGTCTAGATGATATTATTCCGGCAGATAACCGGGATGGTATAGAACAAATTACTCATTCAATTTTACAGTTTGGTGGTTTGACATGCAGTATATTAGGCTGCTTTTATTTAGATGAACTTGGACGATTATGTTTGGGTGCAGACATTGAGGACTTTCAATCTGTAGCACACTTAAGAGTATACAAACCATCGAATGAAGCGTTGTCTACAATTGTTAACTTTATTGATCCCATCAAAATACACAGTATGGAATCTTCAGCTATGAAAATGGGCTTTTCTAAAATGCCAGAAGCATTTCAAATAGGAAATGTACGATATACATCTACAAATAGAATACAAAAAAAAGAAGGTACAAATAATGTTATTGTAAAAATACAACCGACTGATTTTTTAAGCAGAAGAACCGCGGTTCTAGGTATGACAAGAACTGGTAAATCAAATACCATCAAAACTACTGTTTCGGCTGTGGCTTTGGCCGCAATTAAATCAGATTTAAATATAGGGCAGTTAATTTTTGATTTAAATGGCGAGTATGCCAATGCTACGGGACAAGATGATGGCTCATCAATTGCTGAAGTCTTTGAAGATAATGTTGTTCGATATCGTGGGCTTCCAACAATAGGGTTTGAAGATTTGAGAGATAATTTCTATAAATCTTTGAGTGCCGGACTAAATATTTTGCAATCAGTACTTAGTGAAGATGGTTTTAATAATGGGCAAGATATGCAAAATTTAATAAATATGAGTCTTGACGAACCTGATAGAATAGATAAATCAGAACATTTAAGGTGGGAAAAGCAAGCTGCAATTTATAAGTGTTTGTTGTATAAGTCAGGTTATGAGCATGGTAGTGATGATAACTTTATAAAATTTAAAGTTGGTGATGGTATTTTTGAGCAAATGTATGATGCTATATTGGATGATGGAAGTAAGAAGTTAAAAAAAGATAAAATAGATTCAGCAAAAAAATCATTTGGAGATCCAAGTATTGGCTTATCATTACATGATGCTACTGATTTTTTTGGTAATGTTCGAACTGCCAACAAGAAGATTAGGCAACAAGAAGGTGATTTACCAAAAGGACTTGTTTCATCAAGTGGAAAATCATGGTTAAGTGATATTGATAGATCATTATTAAATTTATTAGTTGGAAAATCAGAAAATGATACCTTTATTAGATCTACAGGTACTATAGGAAAATTTAAAATATTTCATTCGAAACATGGAAGTGACAATATACCACGAGATGTTTTTAACCATTTGAAGAATGGAAAAATAGTAATTTTAGACCTATCTATAGGTGACCAAAAAGTTAAAGAAAGAATATCCAAACAAATAGCTACTTATTTGTTATTGCAAGCATCAGAAAATGTAAACAAGGGCAATAAACCAATGCAAATAGTTACTTACATAGAAGAAGCTCATAACTTAATTGGTAAAAAAGCAGAATTAACTGAAATCTGGCCAAGAATTGCTAAAGAGGGTGCAAAATTTGGCATAGCTCTTGTATATGCTACGCAAGAACCATCTTCTGTACATCCTAATATTATGGCCAATACTGAAAACTTTTTTATTACGCATTTAAATAATGACGATGAATTACGAGCACTATCTAAATATTATGATTTTGGTGATTTTGTATCATCCTTGAAAAAAGCACAAGATGTTGGTTTTGCAAGAATTAAAACTCTTTCATCTCCTTATGTTGTTCCAACTCAAATATTAAAATTTGAACCACAAAAATTAAAACAAATCATTTCGAGCTAG